In Nitrospirota bacterium, one DNA window encodes the following:
- a CDS encoding DsrE/DsrF/DrsH-like family protein, which yields MEDKKKRMAIIASKGTLDMAYPPLILASTAAAMDVEVGIFFTLYGVDIVNKKKIRSLKVAPIANPAMPSPIPFPNILGVLPGMTAMASIMMKGMIKKINWPTIPELLQVCLEAGVRMIACAPTLEMTGVEKEDLIEGVEIAGAAEFLDFALDANINLFI from the coding sequence ATGGAAGACAAGAAAAAGAGAATGGCGATTATTGCATCAAAAGGGACGCTGGATATGGCATACCCGCCTTTGATACTTGCCTCAACAGCAGCGGCGATGGATGTGGAAGTAGGGATATTTTTTACGCTGTATGGAGTTGATATAGTGAACAAAAAGAAGATCCGCTCCCTTAAAGTTGCTCCAATTGCAAATCCTGCTATGCCGTCACCTATTCCGTTTCCTAACATTCTTGGTGTTTTGCCGGGGATGACGGCCATGGCGAGCATAATGATGAAAGGCATGATTAAAAAGATTAACTGGCCAACTATACCGGAACTCTTGCAGGTTTGCTTAGAAGCCGGTGTCAGAATGATAGCCTGTGCTCCAACACTCGAAATGACGGGGGTTGAAAAGGAAGACCTTATTGAAGGAGTTGAAATAGCAGGGGCAGCGGAGTTTCTGGATTTTGCCCTGGACGCGAATATAAACCTGTTTATTTGA
- the ispG gene encoding flavodoxin-dependent (E)-4-hydroxy-3-methylbut-2-enyl-diphosphate synthase, with amino-acid sequence MRKKTRTIHVGKVPVGGGNPVSVQSMTKTDTRDVRATAKQIKALEKAGCEIIRVAVPDMDAAKALGRIKKSASIPMIADIHFDWRLAVEAIKQGVDGLRINPGNIGAKWKVKEVVSAAKDKKLPIRIGVNAGSLEKELLQKYGHPKPEALVESAVGHIRILEDLNFKDIKVSLKASNVPMTIEAYRLFSKKYNYPLHVGISEAGPPATGIIKSSVGIGILLSEGIGDTVRVSLTAAPAEEVRVAYGILRTLGIREKSAEIISCPTCGRCNIDLIGLAKKVEAKLRNIETPVTVAVMGCIVNGPGEAREADFGIAGGKKRGILFKKGKIIKQVKEEYLLDALIDEIEG; translated from the coding sequence ATTCGTAAAAAGACAAGGACAATCCATGTAGGCAAGGTGCCTGTCGGAGGCGGAAATCCTGTCAGTGTCCAGTCCATGACAAAGACAGACACGAGGGATGTAAGGGCAACCGCAAAACAAATCAAAGCGCTTGAAAAGGCAGGATGCGAAATCATAAGGGTTGCAGTGCCTGACATGGATGCGGCAAAGGCGCTCGGCAGAATAAAAAAATCTGCCAGCATCCCGATGATAGCAGATATTCATTTTGACTGGAGGCTTGCGGTTGAGGCAATAAAGCAGGGAGTTGACGGTTTGAGGATTAACCCTGGCAATATAGGCGCAAAGTGGAAGGTTAAAGAAGTTGTCTCGGCAGCAAAGGATAAAAAACTTCCGATAAGAATTGGAGTTAACGCAGGCTCGCTTGAAAAAGAACTCTTGCAGAAATACGGGCATCCGAAACCAGAGGCGCTGGTTGAAAGCGCAGTTGGGCATATAAGGATTCTGGAAGACCTGAACTTTAAAGATATTAAAGTCTCTCTTAAGGCATCAAATGTTCCAATGACAATAGAGGCATACAGGCTGTTCTCAAAAAAATATAATTATCCGCTTCATGTCGGAATATCAGAGGCAGGGCCGCCTGCTACAGGAATAATAAAAAGTTCTGTGGGTATCGGCATATTGCTTTCAGAAGGAATAGGAGACACTGTCAGGGTTTCTCTTACGGCAGCCCCCGCTGAAGAGGTCAGGGTAGCATACGGCATACTGAGAACTCTCGGCATAAGAGAGAAGAGCGCTGAGATAATCTCATGCCCCACATGCGGCAGGTGCAATATTGACCTCATAGGGCTTGCAAAAAAGGTTGAGGCAAAACTCAGGAATATTGAAACTCCTGTTACCGTTGCTGTTATGGGCTGTATTGTCAACGGCCCCGGAGAGGCAAGAGAGGCTGATTTCGGAATAGCAGGCGGAAAAAAGAGGGGCATACTATTTAAAAAGGGAAAGATAATAAAGCAGGTGAAGGAAGAATATCTTCTTGACGCCCTTATCGATGAAATAGAGGGATAA
- the groL gene encoding chaperonin GroEL (60 kDa chaperone family; promotes refolding of misfolded polypeptides especially under stressful conditions; forms two stacked rings of heptamers to form a barrel-shaped 14mer; ends can be capped by GroES; misfolded proteins enter the barrel where they are refolded when GroES binds), with product MAKQLLFDEAARSSILKGISQLTDAVKATLGPKGRNAILDKKYGAPTITKDGVTVAKEIELKDPWQNMGAQLVREVASKTSDVAGDGTTTATVLAHAIYREGMKHVVAGANPMDIKRGIEKSVEVVISELKKLSKPVQDKKEIAQVGTISANNDPSIGELIAEAMDKVGKDGVITVEEAKSMETTLEVVEGMQFDRGYISPYFITDPERMECNLEDVFILINEKKISSMKDLLPILEQTAKMGKPLLILSEEVEGEALATLVVNKLRGTIQVCAVKAPGFGDRRKAMLEDIATLTGGTMISEDLGIKLESIKISDLGRAKKVTVDKENTTIVEGAGDHKKIEGRIKQIKAQIEETTSDYDKEKLQERLAKIVGGVAVINVGAATETEMKEKKARVEDALHATRAAVEEGIVPGGGVALLRTLHALKNLKLDVDQQIGVDIVRRALEEPIRQIVNNAGIEGSVVVEKVKNSKEANYGFDADKEEYVDMIKAGIIDPTKVTRTALQNAASVAALLLTTAVMVTDVPEEKPEMPAMPPGGGMGGMY from the coding sequence ATGGCTAAACAGCTTCTTTTTGACGAAGCAGCAAGGAGTTCAATACTGAAAGGCATAAGCCAGCTTACAGATGCGGTAAAAGCAACGCTGGGGCCTAAAGGACGGAACGCAATACTTGATAAAAAATACGGTGCGCCGACAATAACAAAAGACGGCGTTACAGTTGCAAAAGAAATAGAGTTGAAAGACCCGTGGCAGAACATGGGAGCCCAGCTTGTCAGAGAGGTCGCATCAAAGACGTCTGACGTTGCAGGCGACGGCACAACAACAGCAACTGTTCTGGCCCATGCTATTTACAGGGAGGGCATGAAGCATGTAGTTGCAGGCGCTAACCCCATGGACATAAAAAGGGGGATTGAAAAATCAGTAGAGGTCGTCATAAGCGAACTGAAAAAACTCAGCAAGCCTGTTCAGGACAAAAAAGAGATTGCACAGGTAGGCACCATCTCTGCAAACAATGACCCTTCAATCGGAGAGCTGATTGCAGAGGCAATGGATAAGGTCGGCAAGGACGGCGTAATCACAGTTGAAGAAGCAAAAAGCATGGAAACGACACTTGAGGTTGTTGAAGGCATGCAGTTTGACAGAGGGTACATCTCACCCTATTTCATAACAGACCCTGAGAGGATGGAATGCAACCTCGAAGACGTATTCATCCTCATCAATGAGAAGAAGATTTCAAGCATGAAAGACCTTCTTCCTATACTTGAACAGACCGCAAAGATGGGCAAGCCTCTGTTAATTTTATCAGAAGAGGTTGAGGGTGAAGCCCTCGCAACGCTCGTTGTCAACAAGCTCCGCGGAACAATTCAGGTTTGCGCTGTAAAGGCTCCGGGCTTTGGCGACAGAAGAAAGGCAATGCTTGAAGACATTGCAACCCTCACAGGCGGAACAATGATATCCGAAGACCTCGGAATAAAGCTTGAGAGCATAAAGATATCAGACCTCGGAAGGGCCAAGAAGGTAACAGTTGATAAAGAAAACACAACAATAGTTGAAGGCGCCGGAGACCACAAAAAGATTGAAGGCAGAATTAAGCAGATTAAGGCGCAGATAGAGGAGACGACATCCGATTACGACAAAGAAAAACTTCAGGAGCGTCTTGCAAAGATCGTCGGCGGAGTGGCAGTCATTAATGTCGGAGCAGCAACAGAGACAGAGATGAAAGAGAAGAAGGCAAGGGTTGAAGATGCGCTCCACGCAACAAGGGCGGCTGTTGAAGAGGGAATTGTCCCCGGAGGAGGCGTTGCGCTTCTAAGGACACTCCACGCGCTGAAGAATCTGAAGCTTGACGTGGATCAGCAGATAGGCGTTGATATAGTCAGAAGGGCGCTTGAAGAGCCGATAAGGCAGATAGTCAACAATGCAGGAATTGAAGGCTCTGTGGTTGTTGAGAAGGTTAAGAACTCAAAAGAAGCAAATTACGGATTTGACGCTGACAAGGAAGAATATGTTGATATGATAAAGGCAGGAATCATTGACCCTACAAAGGTGACGAGAACTGCGCTTCAGAATGCAGCATCGGTTGCAGCGCTGTTGCTGACAACCGCTGTAATGGTTACAGATGTTCCTGAAGAAAAGCCTGAGATGCCTGCAATGCCTCCAGGCGGAGGAATGGGCGGAATGTATTAA
- the groES gene encoding co-chaperone GroES — protein sequence MKFKPLRDRVFVKYSSEEEKTAGGLYIPDAAKEKPQKGSVMAVGTGRITEDGKRQPMEVKVGDTILFDKYSGSKIKMENEEYLIIKEEDILGIVEG from the coding sequence ATGAAGTTCAAACCACTTAGAGACAGAGTATTTGTTAAGTATTCCTCGGAAGAGGAAAAGACAGCAGGCGGCCTTTACATTCCGGACGCAGCCAAGGAAAAACCACAGAAAGGCTCAGTAATGGCAGTAGGCACAGGCAGGATAACCGAGGACGGCAAACGCCAGCCTATGGAGGTTAAGGTAGGAGACACAATACTTTTTGATAAGTATTCCGGCTCAAAGATTAAGATGGAAAACGAAGAATATCTCATCATAAAAGAAGAAGATATTCTGGGAATCGTAGAAGGCTAA
- the mltG gene encoding endolytic transglycosylase MltG, producing the protein MRRNIIVIIFCLVFMYAAYAAVEFIVPLPEGTKTKEVLIPKGATFRQAVEILAKENLIRDKNLFIFAGRLTGLHRKIRAGYYSITGAMNPLSVLMLLKNGQIIEYDITIVEGDSLLEIGEKLAGTNIVDREGFEELSTSKSFLRAYNIDAPSIEGYIFPDTYKLPKGIEPENALGMMINSLREKYSEKLRTRAAELGFSEREVLTLASIIEKEAVINSERPLISAVYHNRLKKRMQLQADPTAVYGIKRSGERIIMSDLKRKTPYNTYIIKGLPPGPIASPGIKSITAALYPADVPYIYFVSNNDGTHQFSVTEEEHFKAVTAYREKRQKEKEMQKQMDNKEKNKGNGNKNGDS; encoded by the coding sequence ATGAGAAGAAATATCATAGTTATAATTTTCTGCCTTGTTTTCATGTATGCTGCATATGCGGCAGTGGAATTCATAGTGCCGCTTCCTGAGGGCACAAAAACAAAAGAAGTGCTGATACCTAAAGGCGCTACCTTCAGACAGGCAGTTGAAATCCTTGCAAAAGAAAATTTAATAAGGGACAAGAACCTTTTTATCTTCGCCGGCAGGCTTACAGGTTTGCACAGGAAGATACGGGCGGGCTACTACTCAATCACAGGCGCAATGAATCCGCTGTCTGTCTTAATGCTTTTAAAGAACGGACAGATTATAGAGTATGACATAACTATAGTCGAAGGCGATTCGCTTCTTGAAATAGGCGAAAAGCTCGCCGGGACAAATATTGTTGACAGGGAAGGCTTTGAAGAGCTTTCAACAAGCAAAAGTTTCCTGCGGGCATACAATATTGATGCGCCGTCTATTGAAGGCTATATTTTTCCTGACACATACAAGCTGCCCAAGGGCATAGAGCCTGAAAACGCTCTCGGCATGATGATAAACAGCCTGCGGGAAAAATATTCCGAGAAATTAAGGACAAGGGCTGCAGAACTTGGATTTTCTGAAAGGGAGGTTCTTACGCTTGCATCCATAATAGAAAAAGAAGCGGTAATAAACAGTGAGAGGCCGTTAATCTCTGCTGTTTACCATAACAGGCTCAAAAAGAGAATGCAGCTTCAGGCAGATCCTACTGCTGTTTATGGCATAAAGAGGTCAGGCGAAAGAATAATCATGAGTGACCTGAAGAGAAAAACACCTTATAATACATATATAATCAAAGGGCTTCCGCCGGGGCCTATCGCATCTCCCGGCATCAAATCAATTACAGCAGCGCTTTATCCTGCTGATGTCCCTTATATTTATTTCGTATCAAATAATGACGGGACTCATCAGTTTTCTGTTACAGAGGAAGAGCATTTCAAGGCAGTGACGGCATACAGGGAGAAAAGGCAGAAAGAAAAAGAGATGCAGAAGCAGATGGACAATAAAGAGAAAAATAAAGGAAACGGGAATAAGAATGGGGATTCGTAA
- a CDS encoding DUF4145 domain-containing protein, with translation MLKFRCKRCKKIIPLEKVSFKGESKETFSNINDEHREALAAAIEKIVNQMKCPLCQSTVYVIINDDEIDVTSEPIIQAIKRLVDLHKKYKTENITTNSFLGYSEEAEGLAYEIIERLIWEHGKLLYFEDTALISDAKNAVKDLWDSLPSNELWEEIASGGYKGILVNIISDYIDRAKFLNPVFISIEPTNQIKKYFREAMGAWLFGLNTAALILCCSIIEEMLETIYPKLTKAEKEKKGKLEALIDKANGKIFDKTEAETAHIIRLLRNDAVHELKRPSKEDTYEAILNTVSLIEKILREKKHSNGTVII, from the coding sequence ATGTTGAAATTCCGTTGTAAGAGATGTAAAAAAATTATTCCATTAGAAAAAGTTTCTTTCAAGGGGGAATCTAAAGAAACTTTTTCTAATATTAATGATGAACATCGTGAAGCTTTGGCTGCCGCAATAGAGAAAATTGTTAATCAAATGAAATGTCCTCTTTGTCAGTCAACGGTTTATGTAATCATAAACGATGATGAAATAGATGTTACAAGTGAACCAATTATTCAGGCAATCAAAAGACTCGTTGACCTACACAAAAAATATAAGACAGAAAATATTACTACAAATTCATTTCTAGGGTATTCAGAAGAAGCTGAAGGTTTAGCCTATGAAATAATTGAGAGACTTATATGGGAACATGGGAAATTACTATATTTTGAAGATACTGCTTTAATTAGCGATGCAAAAAATGCCGTGAAAGATCTCTGGGATTCTCTGCCTTCTAATGAATTATGGGAAGAAATAGCTTCGGGAGGTTACAAAGGGATACTTGTTAACATAATTAGCGACTATATTGACAGGGCAAAATTTCTTAACCCTGTCTTCATTTCTATTGAACCAACAAATCAGATTAAAAAATATTTTCGTGAGGCTATGGGTGCATGGCTTTTTGGTCTAAATACCGCTGCGCTGATTTTATGTTGCTCAATTATTGAAGAAATGCTGGAAACTATATATCCAAAGTTAACTAAAGCTGAAAAAGAGAAAAAAGGCAAGCTGGAAGCATTAATCGATAAGGCGAATGGCAAAATATTCGATAAAACTGAAGCTGAAACAGCACACATTATTAGATTACTCAGAAATGACGCTGTTCATGAACTCAAACGACCCTCAAAAGAGGATACTTATGAAGCAATTTTAAATACGGTCTCACTGATTGAAAAAATATTAAGAGAGAAAAAGCACAGTAATGGGACGGTCATAATATAA
- a CDS encoding rhomboid family intramembrane serine protease has product MFPYKDDNPTQTFPFVTIGIITINILAYLWEILSPAGERYIIYNYGAIPSGLLSFEKTQALHPMATVFSSMFLHGGLLHIGGNMLYLWIFGNNIEDRLGHFRFPLFYLVSGIIASYAHAISSPSSTVPMIGASGAVAGVLGAYILLFPHARVHTLIFFGFFIQIVKIPALIVIGFWAIIQLVNGILSQGLLPQGGVAWFAHIGGFLTGLLTIKIWLPKRRFREWS; this is encoded by the coding sequence ATGTTTCCATATAAAGATGACAATCCAACACAAACATTCCCGTTCGTTACAATAGGGATAATCACAATTAACATTCTTGCCTATTTATGGGAAATCCTCTCACCTGCCGGCGAAAGATATATCATTTATAACTACGGCGCGATTCCTTCAGGACTGCTGTCTTTTGAAAAGACGCAGGCGCTGCATCCGATGGCTACTGTTTTTTCATCCATGTTTCTTCACGGAGGCCTGCTGCACATTGGCGGCAACATGCTTTACCTCTGGATATTCGGCAATAATATTGAAGACAGGCTTGGGCACTTCAGGTTTCCTCTCTTTTATCTTGTAAGCGGGATTATAGCCTCATATGCCCACGCTATATCATCGCCTTCTTCAACTGTGCCAATGATAGGCGCAAGCGGCGCAGTTGCTGGTGTCCTCGGCGCCTATATACTTTTATTTCCTCATGCGAGGGTGCATACCCTGATATTTTTCGGATTCTTTATTCAGATTGTGAAAATTCCTGCCTTGATAGTTATTGGATTTTGGGCTATTATACAGCTTGTCAATGGAATCCTCAGTCAGGGGCTTTTGCCTCAGGGCGGCGTTGCCTGGTTCGCCCATATCGGCGGATTCCTTACGGGCCTTTTAACGATTAAGATATGGCTGCCTAAAAGGAGGTTCAGAGAGTGGTCGTAA
- a CDS encoding zinc-ribbon domain-containing protein codes for MVVSCPKCKIKLKIADEKLTPEGIRFKCPKCSAVLLVKKPAVQIKLLEGKVIVAHEDPAIVEKMSDFLTKKGYTVITSNDGIDTMIKTMKELPFLALLDVALPKIYGFELCKRLKERPETKDIKIILICSIYDKTRYRREPNSLHGADDYIEEHHIEDFLMEKIEALQGIKEKREEVTERPKEPVPKKSQPSPEIPQPFAAAPPKIEAHPPQAAMPSRPGIKPEIKKEIKTEADDAVEKAKRLARTIIADIYLYSSTKMEETIKKNTFYAEFASDIKEGAKLYNGRVSQEVKNKGDFFREAIENFIENKKKSIKI; via the coding sequence GTGGTCGTAAGTTGTCCCAAGTGCAAGATAAAGCTTAAAATCGCGGATGAAAAACTAACACCTGAAGGCATTAGGTTTAAATGTCCGAAATGCAGCGCGGTTCTCCTCGTAAAAAAACCTGCTGTCCAGATAAAACTTCTTGAAGGAAAGGTAATTGTTGCGCATGAAGACCCTGCAATTGTTGAGAAGATGAGCGATTTCCTTACAAAGAAGGGGTACACGGTCATTACATCAAACGACGGGATAGACACGATGATAAAAACTATGAAGGAACTTCCGTTCCTGGCTCTTCTGGATGTTGCGCTTCCCAAGATATACGGCTTTGAGCTGTGCAAAAGGCTGAAGGAACGGCCTGAGACAAAAGATATAAAAATCATCCTGATTTGTTCAATCTACGACAAGACCAGATACAGGAGAGAGCCCAATTCCCTGCATGGAGCTGATGACTATATAGAAGAGCATCATATAGAAGATTTCCTTATGGAAAAGATTGAAGCGCTGCAGGGGATAAAAGAAAAAAGAGAAGAAGTTACAGAAAGGCCAAAAGAGCCAGTTCCGAAAAAATCGCAACCCTCTCCGGAAATACCACAACCATTTGCCGCAGCGCCCCCCAAAATAGAGGCGCATCCGCCTCAGGCGGCAATGCCTTCAAGGCCGGGAATAAAGCCGGAAATAAAAAAAGAGATAAAAACAGAAGCGGATGACGCAGTGGAAAAGGCAAAGCGGTTGGCAAGAACAATCATTGCGGATATTTACCTTTACAGTTCAACAAAGATGGAAGAAACAATAAAGAAAAACACCTTCTACGCAGAATTCGCCTCTGATATAAAAGAAGGGGCAAAACTCTACAATGGCCGTGTGTCTCAGGAAGTTAAAAATAAAGGAGATTTCTTCCGTGAGGCAATAGAAAATTTCATAGAAAACAAGAAAAAATCCATAAAAATCTGA
- a CDS encoding pantoate--beta-alanine ligase produces the protein MEIIRIPRIMHDTSKGHLLHGRRIGFVPTMGALHEGHLSLIKRSKDENDITVVSIFINPLQFGPSEDFQRYPRDTDGDIAKLRKAEADVLFMPDASQIYPSGFMTHIEVGDISEKLCGAFRPGHFSGVATIVAKLFNIVSSTRAYFGQKDFQQAAVIRKMAKDLDMPVDVIVSPTIREHDGLAMSSRNLYLNEEERKAAGVIYRCLIQTSEMIKSGIINKEKIQGFMKEKLSAEPLVKEIQYASMYDPETLDEVENAGKEALLAVSVKVGGTRLIDNMLVKA, from the coding sequence GTGGAAATAATTCGAATCCCGCGCATAATGCATGACACATCAAAGGGGCATCTGCTTCACGGCAGGCGCATAGGTTTTGTGCCTACGATGGGAGCGCTGCACGAGGGACATCTCAGCCTTATAAAAAGGTCCAAAGACGAAAATGACATCACTGTTGTAAGCATATTTATTAATCCTCTTCAGTTCGGCCCTTCGGAGGATTTTCAGCGATATCCCCGTGATACAGACGGAGATATCGCAAAGCTCCGCAAGGCAGAGGCAGACGTGCTTTTCATGCCCGATGCTTCTCAGATTTATCCCTCAGGGTTTATGACACACATAGAGGTAGGAGATATTTCTGAAAAGCTCTGCGGTGCGTTCAGGCCCGGTCATTTCAGCGGGGTCGCCACTATAGTCGCAAAGCTCTTCAATATAGTATCTTCGACAAGGGCATATTTCGGACAGAAGGATTTTCAGCAGGCTGCTGTTATTAGAAAGATGGCTAAAGACCTTGATATGCCTGTAGACGTAATTGTCTCCCCGACAATCAGAGAGCACGACGGCCTTGCGATGAGTTCAAGGAATCTGTATCTGAATGAAGAAGAGCGGAAAGCTGCCGGTGTTATATACAGATGCCTCATCCAGACCAGTGAAATGATAAAATCTGGTATAATTAATAAAGAGAAGATACAGGGGTTCATGAAAGAAAAGCTTTCGGCAGAGCCTCTGGTGAAAGAGATTCAGTATGCATCAATGTATGACCCTGAAACACTGGATGAAGTTGAAAATGCAGGGAAAGAGGCTTTGCTTGCAGTCTCGGTTAAAGTTGGCGGCACAAGGTTGATAGACAACATGCTGGTTAAGGCGTAA
- a CDS encoding sulfurtransferase TusA family protein, whose amino-acid sequence MNKSEANVFLDCKGLNCPMPVVKTKKALDSMESGQVLLVELTDKGAKSDIPAMLRRTGNELLGTDEKENVFTFLIKKQSK is encoded by the coding sequence ATGAACAAATCAGAGGCTAATGTGTTTCTGGACTGTAAGGGATTAAACTGCCCGATGCCTGTGGTGAAGACAAAGAAGGCGCTGGATTCTATGGAGAGCGGACAGGTTCTTTTAGTTGAGCTGACAGATAAAGGCGCGAAGTCAGATATCCCGGCAATGCTTAGGAGAACAGGGAACGAACTGCTCGGCACAGATGAGAAAGAAAATGTCTTTACGTTTTTAATTAAAAAACAAAGTAAGTAA
- a CDS encoding sigma 54-interacting transcriptional regulator: MEGFFKDTNFLMSVLETMADGLMVVDKEMNILFFNRAAEEMTGYQRDEVMGKLCAILDTDICVLLPNLENGKKCKLFEKGRAVNKRCNIKAKDGRTVYLLKNAVVLKDDSGEAICAIEVITDISSLLLKELEIEELRNELKNEYGFMGLIGTSRVMQKLYEQIKNTYMSEAPVVICGESGTGKELVAHAIHKLSRRQKGPFIKVNCAALNESLLESELFGHVKGAFTGAIKDREGRFEAAKNGSIFLDEIGDMSPSMQAKLLRVLQEGEIDRVGDHRPVHVNVRLISATNKDLCNLVDSGQLREDFFYRVNVIPIYTPPLREREKDLPILISHFLKQINLINQRDIQGITPEALGAMKAYRWPGNVRQLISALEYAAITCQNGIIGISNLPESILQTEEKSDSQGKNYKNRDYIISALSKHNWNKTITAKHLGISRVTLWKMIKELNIEVVK, translated from the coding sequence ATGGAAGGCTTTTTCAAAGATACAAACTTCTTGATGAGTGTGCTCGAAACCATGGCAGATGGACTTATGGTAGTGGACAAAGAAATGAATATTTTGTTCTTCAACCGTGCTGCTGAAGAGATGACGGGCTATCAAAGAGATGAAGTTATGGGCAAGCTGTGTGCAATATTGGATACAGATATCTGTGTACTATTGCCCAATTTAGAAAATGGCAAAAAATGCAAGCTCTTTGAGAAAGGCCGCGCTGTCAATAAGAGATGCAATATAAAGGCAAAGGATGGGAGGACAGTTTATCTGCTGAAAAATGCGGTTGTTTTAAAGGATGACAGCGGCGAAGCTATATGTGCTATAGAGGTAATAACAGATATATCTTCATTATTACTGAAAGAACTGGAGATCGAGGAACTTAGAAACGAGCTCAAGAATGAATATGGTTTTATGGGCTTAATAGGCACAAGCCGGGTAATGCAAAAATTATATGAACAGATCAAAAACACATATATGAGTGAAGCCCCTGTTGTAATATGCGGTGAAAGCGGAACCGGCAAAGAACTTGTTGCCCATGCAATACACAAATTAAGCAGGAGACAAAAAGGTCCTTTCATAAAAGTCAACTGCGCTGCTTTAAATGAATCTTTGCTTGAAAGTGAGCTTTTCGGTCATGTAAAGGGGGCCTTCACCGGGGCTATAAAAGATAGAGAGGGCAGGTTTGAGGCTGCTAAAAATGGCAGTATTTTCCTGGATGAGATTGGTGATATGTCTCCGTCTATGCAGGCTAAACTTTTGAGGGTACTTCAAGAAGGTGAAATAGATCGTGTAGGAGACCATAGACCTGTTCATGTAAATGTAAGACTGATCAGCGCTACAAACAAAGACCTGTGCAATCTTGTAGACTCAGGACAGCTTAGAGAAGACTTCTTCTATAGAGTAAATGTTATCCCAATCTATACCCCTCCTTTAAGGGAAAGGGAAAAAGACCTTCCCATCTTAATATCTCATTTCCTAAAACAAATAAATCTCATTAATCAGAGAGACATACAGGGGATTACACCGGAGGCATTAGGCGCAATGAAGGCATATCGCTGGCCCGGTAATGTTCGGCAGCTGATAAGCGCCCTTGAATATGCGGCAATAACCTGTCAGAACGGGATAATAGGCATTTCTAACCTTCCGGAGTCTATCTTGCAGACGGAAGAGAAATCAGACTCTCAGGGGAAAAATTATAAAAATCGCGATTACATTATTTCTGCCTTATCAAAACACAACTGGAATAAAACCATTACTGCAAAGCATCTCGGTATAAGCAGGGTTACGCTCTGGAAGATGATTAAAGAATTAAATATCGAAGTTGTGAAATGA